The DNA region TTGCCGCAGTCTGCATGGTGGGTGAGGGGAAAGGAAATCCCTTCTGCCTCCTAGGCCCTGCGGCTCTGCTTAACCTGGCGGTGGCCCCATGGCCCAGCTGGGTGGAGTTTGCTTGCGGGATGGTAGGGGGACGGGGTGCCCCTTCTCTGCTGCTCTCCCCCTCCCTGATGGCTGGTCCCGGGGCAGGACCCTGAACCTTCTGTGGCACTTTGGCAGCTGGCTATCCCTCTGCTGTTATTTATGTTTTCCAAGGCAGAGATTAAATGTTCAGAGTTGTGTAGTGCTTATGAAGATTTTAGACTAAACACGCACTCACAGAGTTACAATAGGGAGGTGCTCCTCTGACCTCTCCCTGCAAAGGCTGGCTTCCCTGGGGCTTTGGGCTGCCTGGAGGAGATGGCCTTGTTTCCCACTTGGGTCCAGGGAGAGTGACCCAGTGGCCTGGAGAGGTAGGATCAGGGAGGTCcctggtctccctcccatccctggGCCCAGCCCTAGTGCCTCCTAAGCAGACAGGGCAGAATGGAGCAGCAGACGCCCAGATAAGCACAGTTTATTGCTCTGTTGCCGCCTCAGCCAGCTCCACGTGGACACACTGCCTCTTGGGTATTTTCCACCAGCTTGCAGCCTTTCCCGAGGGCCTCTGCTAGGGCTGAAGTTTATTTTTCCTCTGAGATTACCCTGAGACTCACGTCCTCGTAGGCTCAGTAGAATGGACTTCAGCCCCTTCTGCCTCCTAGGAAGGGACATGGAAGGTAGTGAGAGGCTGCTAGGAGAGGCCGTTGCTCTAGGGCCGAGGCTGCAGGGTCCCCAGGTGGCCCAGCTTCCCTGTCCTCCCCCACCAGCTGAGGACGACCATCAGGTACAGGGCAGGACGACCCAGGACTGGAGATGTGTCTCTGCTCACGGTCTCACAGCTGGGCTGGGTTGTGTGCACAGAATCACAGACTGCCTGTCAGAGCTGGGAGAGTCCTTAGCAACCATCTATTCCCAACCTTCTTCTTTTTCcccagctgaggaaactgatatacccagaaaggtgaagtgacctccccaaggtcacacagccagtgtagGGCCAGGACTAGGAGCCAGGTCTCCTGGCTCTGGCTACTCActtcctgtgagcctctgtttGGGGCCAGGCCCCAGGCCCTCCCCTGAAGGAGCAACGTCTTTTGAGAGACTCCAGATCAGCCCCCAGAAGATCCTGGTCAAGACCACCAGGACATCGTGGGGGTCAGGGATGTCCCTGATAATCTTCAGCGAACTATCATCTAATCAATCAGTAATTACTTAGCCTGTGTTTACTGGGTGCTCGGGTCCGTGTCTTCAAGGGGTCTCAACTTGCTTGTAAAAAAGATAAGAGCCACCAGTGACGGAGATAAGGCAAGCCCTTGGGGCTGAGTTATGCTCAAAAAAGTAACATCTGTTCATGCTGGACAAGTAGGAGAAGGCTtcggagaggaggaagggaggcggGCCTGGGGAAGTGGGTAGTGGGCTTTATTTGGTTAGAAACGAGAAGGCGGCAAGGAGCACGGACCTTAAGTGGGAATTAGGGTGATGCGGCCCCGAGCTCTCACGAGGGTGGCCTGACCGAAATGGAGCACGGGGATGGGGCACGTTGCTGGCTGCAGTCTTGGCCACCAGGCAGAGGAGCTGGCCCAGAGTGGGGCAGGAAACAAGGACTAAGGGGAAGGCTAACCCTCCCTGTGGGACTCTGCAAGCCAATCTCGCAGAACTTGCAGAACTGACTGTTTTCTGCCGATTCCCCAAGACTGAGGAAGCACCAGGTCAGGGCTAAGAAAGATCCAGAGGGCCTGGGGAGCTGCCAGAGCACACTCCGTGAAGCTTCAAGGCACCGAGGCAGATGCGGGTCCCCGAGTTGAGAATAGAGCTGAGAGCTCAAGACACTGAGAAATTCCGTTCCACTGGGATTTCCATCCGGCAGACGAGTTGGAGGTCCAGCTGTCATCCCAGAGGGATCACATCAGGAGCTCAGAGCAGGGGGAACTCACATAGGctgggggcttcctggaggaggcggtGTGGGCTGAACCTGGGAGGACCTGCAGGGCCTGGGCTTCAGGGAGCAGGCCCCTCCTGGCCTGACGCAGCTGTCTGTGCCCCCTCGCAGTGGTGCCCTTCCAGGAAGTGTGGGGCCGAAGCTACTGCCGGGCCCTGGAGAGGCTGGTGGACATCGTGTCCGAGTACCCCAGCGAGGTGGAGCACATGTTCAGCCCGTCCTGCGTCTCCCTGCTGCGCTGCACGGGCTGCTGTGGCGATGAGAACCTGCACTGTGTGCCAGTGGAGACGGTCAACGTCACCATGCAGGTAAGGAGGCTCTCCTCCGCGCGTCCGGGCCTGCCCCTCTGTCCACGCGCTGCTCAGAGGGCCGCAGACCCTGCCCCCGAGCGGGgacctggagagggaaggagggcaggccAGGGTCACAGGACCGGAACTTATGCCCAGGCCCATCCTCTTGCCACAGTGCCCCTCCTTCCTGAACCCGTGCCCCAGCTTTGAGCCCCCTCACCTTCTCCCTTACCAGCTTTCTCAGCCTCTGGCTTAGCCCTGCCCCAGGACCCAGGATATCTGGTTGAGGTTGGAAAAGAAATCTGTTCGGATTCAACATGTTCCTGTTTATACCAGGAGCATTTGGTATAAGAAAGCCCTGAGCTTTCTTACACACTTGCACCCACATGGTTTTTTGAGCACTAGTTGAATAATGCCAAGCACTATGCTAGGTGCTTCAGAAATGTTACCTCAACATTCAATCCTTGGAGCCAAGtgatattcccatttcacagatgaggaacttgAGGTTCAGAGATGTTATTTCACTTGCTCAGCAGGTGGAAGAGCCAAGCTTTGAACATAGGTCTCGCTGCCTCCAGAGCAGGGGCCCCCTTCCTACACTATTGCTATGCTGGTGGCCCTGGGACGGGAGGGACAGGGGCCTCCCTCAGCTCCACATGCAGTCGGGAGGGCTATTTGCCCCACACTCAAAGCGGAATTAGGGTGTGTAGTCCAAAGGCTGGTGGGAAATAGGGAGCCTGGTCCTCATCCAAGGGGAGGCTGGAGGGATTATTGGAAACCCACAGGCCACCCCCAATCCAGTCACCCAACCTTCCTCTCCCCGCAGCTCCTGAAGATCCGCTCCGGGGACCGGCCCTCCTACGTGGAGCTGACGTTCTCTCAGCATGTGCGCTGCGAGTGCAGGTGGGTCCTCGGGTGTGGCAGGGACAGCCCCCACGAGCCTGGCAGCTTCAGCCAGGGGCTGCCCGTCCCTGCTTCCTAGTTGGGGGAGACCAGGGAAATCGGCGACCAGTGGCGGCTGCTTGTGTCTCCCCACCAGCCGGTTTTGCCCAGGGAGCTGGCCCCAGCAGCTGGAGCACAGCTGCTGAGAAACCACAGGGATGGAGGGAGCCAGGGTCTCTCCCAAACTTGCCAGGCTCAGGGCACGCCATATCCCTCCTCAAGCTGGGAGGCAGCTGCCACGGCCGTGGAAGAAGTGACTGGACTTAGTTCTAGGCCAGGCTGGTGCCCACGGGAGGGGTCAGCTGGCTGAGGCGCGCAGAGACGGACAAGCcctggtgggagggaaggggcagagggaaggagcTTTCTTGAAAGTCGCTCCCCCACCTGGCAGAGCCTGTCACCAGCACATCTTGCTGCTGGTGCCCAGGGCACTCTGAGCATTAGTTACCAGGAGCAGCAGGCctggcactgccaaccaggctcAGGGAAGAGAGAAATGGGCTCAGGTGCTCTCCTGGTACCCCTGGGCCATGGACGGAGGCACCAGACAAGAGGTCCTGAGCCCTAtcctggggcaggaagagggggaggacCACAATTTCTGGTGCATCTCCTCTGTGCCTCGCCGCGCACTAGGCACCTGactgtgttttctcatttattcaataaacatccGTTGAGCACCAACTGTATGCTAGGCACTGTCCCAGATACTTGGGATACAGTGGTGAGCAAGACAGACCAAGTCCCAGCTCGCCTAACAACCCTAGGAGATAGGTACCATTGTCATCCcgttttacggatgaggaaactgaggcttactaTGGTTACATGATTtgccacagctagtgagtggaCCCCAGCCTGTCTAACCCCTAAGCTTGCCCTTTTTCTTGCTACCTCTCGTGGCCGTTACCACACTCTCCAGGAGTCCCAGTACTGCCCTGGGCTTGGTCCTGCCTAGTGTCCTGGGCTCTGGCCACCCCTCTTGGACTTGTA from Eschrichtius robustus isolate mEscRob2 chromosome 1, mEscRob2.pri, whole genome shotgun sequence includes:
- the PGF gene encoding placenta growth factor isoform X2; translated protein: MPAMRLFTCFLQLLAGLALPAVPPQQWALSAANGSSEVEVVPFQEVWGRSYCRALERLVDIVSEYPSEVEHMFSPSCVSLLRCTGCCGDENLHCVPVETVNVTMQLLKIRSGDRPSYVELTFSQHVRCECRPLREKMKPERCGDTVPRR
- the PGF gene encoding placenta growth factor isoform X1 produces the protein MPAMRLFTCFLQLLAGLALPAVPPQQWALSAANGSSEVEVVPFQEVWGRSYCRALERLVDIVSEYPSEVEHMFSPSCVSLLRCTGCCGDENLHCVPVETVNVTMQLLKIRSGDRPSYVELTFSQHVRCECRPLREKMKPERRRPKGRGKRKREKQRHTDCHLCGDTVPRR